One Sus scrofa isolate TJ Tabasco breed Duroc chromosome 1, Sscrofa11.1, whole genome shotgun sequence DNA segment encodes these proteins:
- the MBD1 gene encoding methyl-CpG-binding domain protein 1 isoform X6, whose product MAEDWLDCPALGPGWKRREVFRKSGATCGRSDTYYQSPTGDRIRSKVELTRYLGPACDLSLFDFKQGILCYPAPKAHSLAVPSRKRKKPSKPAKARKRQVGPQKSEVRKETPRDETKADANPAPASLPAPGCCENCGISFSGDGTRRQRLKTLCKDCRAQRIAFNREQRMFKRVGCGECTACQVTEDCGACSTCLLQLPHDVASGLFCKCEQRRCLRIVERSRGCGVCRGCQTREDCGRCRVCLRPPRPGLRRQWKCVQRRCLRGKHGRRRGGCDSKVAPRRRSRAQPLPPLLPSQPPESPELQPYTNRRQNRKCGACTACLRRMDCGHCDFCCDKPKFGGSNQKRQKCRWRQCLQFAMKRLLPSVWAGSEDGSEPPPPYPRRKRPCSTRRPRLGQTLKPPLATPTARRDHTQTSMKQETGGGFVLPPPGTDLVFLREGASSPVQVPGPAPASTEALLQEAQCPGLSWVVALPQVKQEKADAQEDWTPGTAILTSPVLLPGCPSKTVDPGLPAVKQEPPDPEEDKEENKDDSASDLAPEEEAGGAGTPVITEIFSLGGTRLRDTAVWLPSLQDRQSRREEGCKVWETKDTLAPMSTSWNPRGWPGTHVSLSPPPTSMIWVSCRRSWCPSSQS is encoded by the exons ATGGCTGAGGACTGGCTGGACTGCCcggccctgggccctggctggAAGCGCCGTGAGGTCTTTCGAAAGTCAGGTGCCACCTGCGGACGCTCAGACACCTATTACCAGAG CCCCACAGGAGACAGGATCCGAAGCAAAGTTGAGCTCACCCGATACCTGGGCCCTGCGTGTGACCTCTCCCTCTTTGACTTCAAACAAGGCATCTTGTGCTATCCAGCCCCTAAG GCCCATTCCTTGGCTGTCCCCAGCAGGAAGCGGAAGAAGCCTTCAAAGCCAGCCAAGGCTCGGAAACGTCAGGTTGGCCCCCAAAAGAGTGAGGTCAGGAAGGAGACCCCAAGGGATGAGACCAAGGCTGACGCTAACCCAGCCCCAGCTTCACTTCCTGCACCTGG GTGCTGTGAGAACTGTGGAATCAGCTTCTCAGGGGATGGTACCCGAAGGCAGAGGCTCAAGACTTTGTGCAAGGACTGCCGAG cacagagaattgCTTTCAACCGGGAGCAGAGGATGTTTAAG CGTGTGGGCTGTGGGGAGTGCACAGCCTGCCAGGTAACAGAAGACTGTGGGGCCTGCTCCACCTGCCTTCTGCAGTTGCCCCATGACGTGGCATCGGGGCTGTTCTGCAAGTGTGAGCAAAGACGGTGCCTCCGGATTGTGGAAAGG AGCCGAGGATGTGGAGTATGCCGGGGCTGTCAGACCCGAGAGGACTGTGGGCGTTGTCGAGTCTGCCTTCGCCCTCCCCGCCCTGGTCTCAGGCGCCAGTGGAAGTGCGTCCAGCGGCGTTGCTTACGG gGTAAACATGGCCGCCGCAGGGGAGGCTGTGACTCCAAGGTAGCTCCACGGCGGCGGTCCCGAGCACAGCCACTGCCTCCGCTTCTCCCGTCACAGCCTCCAGAGTCTCCAGAGCTG CAGCCTTATACGAACCGCCGGCAGAATCGCAAGTGTGGGGCCTGTACAGCCTGCCTGCGGCGGATGGACTGTGGCCACTGTGACTTCTGCTGTGACAAGCCCAAATTTGGGGGCAGCAACCAGAAGCGCCAGAAATGTCGTTGGCGCCAATGCCTGCAGTTTGCTATG AAGCGGCTGCTGCCAAGTGTCTGGGCAGGGTCTGAGGATGGGTCAGAGCCGCCCCCACCTTACCCTCGTCGAAAAAGGCCTTGCTCTACTCGAAGGCCTCGTCTGGGTCAGACCCTGAAGCCTCccttggccacacctacagcccGACGAGACCATACCCAGACTTCAATGAAGCAGGAAACGGGCGGTGGCTTTGTGCTGCCCCCACCTGGCACTGACCTTGTGTTCTTACGGGAGGGTGCAAGCAGTCCTGTGCAGGTGCCTGGCCCAGCTCCAGCTTCCACAGAAGCTTTGTTGCAG GAGGCCCAGTGCCCTGGCCTGAGTTGGGTTGTGGCCTTACCCCAGGTGAAGCAAGAGAAGGCGGATGCCCAGGAAGACTGGACACCGGGCACAGCCATCCTGACTTCTCCTGTATTGCTGCCGGGCTGCCCCAGCAAG ACAGTAGATCCAGGCCTTCCAGCTGTGAAGCAAGAGCCACCTGACCCTGAGGAGGACAAGGAGGAGAACAAGGATGACTCTGCCTCTGACTTGGCcccagaggaggaggcaggaggggctggcACGCCCGTG ATCACGGAGATTTTCAGCCTGGGTGGAACCCGCCTCCGGGACACAGCAGTCTGGTTGCCAAG